A genomic segment from Luteibacter aegosomatis encodes:
- the tssK gene encoding type VI secretion system baseplate subunit TssK, with protein MSAFNKVVWSEGLFLRPQHMQQQDRYIERYVELRAATLRPHPWGFDELELERDLLAIGKLGIRSARGVFPDGTPFSMPDRDPLPPPLDIDGNWRDQVVYLTLPLRSPTQAESLWPEQAAPGQLSRFAVREAEVNDASGSTSGTVVLEVGGLAARLAVASQPREGLVELPLAHLVECRADRRVVLDEGFIPSALSSRASQRLTLFLTELLGLLHQRGEALAGRVAGTDRTSTAELADFLMLQLVNRHQPVLAHLAEAPLLHPEELYRLLLGMAGELATFTAPGKRAEGFPPYRHERLRVSFDPVFASLRASLSAVLEQTAISVPLQQRKFGVWVGTVPDPTLLDGASFVLAAKADIPAADMRRRLPTQSKIGPVEKIRDLVNLQLPGIAVASLPVAPRQIPYQSGYQYFELDTRSPMWKTLRTSGGVALHFGNGFDGLALELWAVRN; from the coding sequence ATGAGTGCATTCAACAAGGTGGTGTGGAGCGAAGGCCTGTTCCTGCGTCCGCAGCACATGCAGCAGCAGGACCGCTATATCGAACGCTACGTGGAGTTGCGCGCGGCGACGCTGCGCCCCCATCCGTGGGGTTTCGACGAGTTGGAGCTGGAACGCGACCTGCTGGCGATCGGCAAGCTCGGCATCCGCAGCGCGCGCGGCGTCTTCCCCGACGGCACCCCGTTCTCGATGCCCGATCGCGATCCGTTGCCGCCGCCGCTGGACATCGACGGCAACTGGCGCGACCAGGTCGTCTACCTCACCTTGCCGCTGCGATCGCCGACCCAGGCCGAGAGCCTCTGGCCGGAGCAGGCGGCCCCGGGCCAGCTCTCGCGTTTCGCCGTGCGCGAAGCCGAGGTCAACGATGCCTCCGGCAGCACGAGCGGCACGGTCGTGCTCGAAGTGGGCGGGTTGGCGGCGCGCCTGGCCGTGGCCTCACAGCCGCGCGAAGGCCTGGTCGAACTGCCGCTGGCCCATCTGGTCGAATGCCGCGCCGACCGTCGCGTGGTGCTCGACGAAGGCTTCATTCCCAGCGCCCTGTCGAGCCGGGCGTCGCAGCGGCTCACGTTGTTCCTCACCGAACTGCTCGGCCTGTTGCACCAGCGCGGCGAAGCACTCGCCGGGCGCGTGGCCGGCACCGACCGCACGAGCACGGCCGAGCTGGCCGATTTCCTGATGTTGCAACTGGTCAACCGTCATCAGCCCGTGCTGGCGCACCTGGCCGAAGCGCCCCTGCTGCACCCGGAGGAGCTGTATCGCCTGCTGCTCGGGATGGCGGGCGAACTGGCGACGTTCACCGCGCCCGGCAAGCGGGCGGAGGGCTTTCCGCCGTACCGCCACGAGCGCCTGCGCGTGAGTTTCGATCCGGTGTTCGCCTCGCTGCGCGCGAGCCTTAGCGCGGTGCTCGAACAGACGGCCATTTCCGTGCCGTTGCAGCAGCGCAAGTTCGGCGTGTGGGTCGGTACCGTGCCCGACCCGACCTTGCTCGACGGGGCGTCGTTCGTGCTCGCGGCCAAGGCCGATATCCCGGCGGCGGACATGCGCCGGCGCCTGCCGACGCAGTCGAAGATCGGGCCGGTGGAGAAGATCCGCGACCTGGTCAACCTGCAACTGCCGGGTATCGCCGTGGCGTCGCTGCCCGTGGCGCCGCGACAGATCCCGTACCAGTCCGGTTACCAGTATTTCGAGCTCGATACCCGCTCACCCATGTGGAAGACGCTGCGCACGTCGGGCGGCGTGGCCCTGCACTTCGGCAACGGCTTCGACGGGCTCGCGCTGGAACTGTGGGCGGTGAGGAACTGA